One genomic window of Geodermatophilus sp. DSM 44513 includes the following:
- a CDS encoding SpoIIE family protein phosphatase gives MAPTPPPGVLADEDRVVAARRLLAEASPGAYDRLAGLAARLASAPTALVCLVTDVEVPVGACCLPASVVGATLPVEGSPCAVTVAAGVPLVVPHAAHDERTAHLPAAVDGTLVAYLGVPLRTRSGHVAGVLAVFDPVPRAWPADVVTSLEDLAASVVAELELSAARSAAGTSLVRLELALEAGSVGVWEVDLQQQTIDWDTRCAALFGYDSTVRLGMDRMFAEHVHPDDRERAAREMQAAIDARAQYTVELRVLRTDGTVRWTVSRGRVLTGPDGEPQRILGTVVDVSGAREDTQRRLAAVQRAAAMAEVAAEMAGASRIDQLADIALRGAQVLGAESGGIAVLDGDGLRLHLGRRLSDAVRENTDVELPPEGVPLPLDDALPTQYAARHGQPVLLDTAEAAAARFPRMAEVRQRYGVRAVAALPLRVEGRLVGSSTATWTTDYDFADSDVELLEGLAAQIALSVSRLQADAERAAAVTAMAEANARLQLLAEAGRTMTGTHDIAQQLERLARLVVPPLGDWCWIVATDEHGRMHEVAVAHRDPSRLHEAQIYVRLMVSTVSEEGAPSIVARTGRPLVIPDLQPERIARSLPDPAARQALLALAPASVAAVPLTARGRTLGVLCLLRGRERPPLRPEEVDTAVEVGRRAGAALDQARLYAAQRELADALQHSMLTAPPETDLGQIVVRYVPAAAGAEIGGDWYDAFLEPGGATVLVIGDVVGHDSQAAAAMGQVRGLLRGISYSSGATPAQVLTRVDAAVGGLGLDTMATALVARLERAEAGGTVLRWSSAGHPPPVLLGPDGRVTVLDGEPADLLLGVDPSVSREDRVAVLPPGSTVLLYTDGLVERRDRGLDEGTAALVAVLGASAGLPLDELCDRVLSRLFLPDAADDVALLAVRLSP, from the coding sequence ATGGCGCCGACACCCCCGCCCGGCGTCCTCGCCGACGAGGACCGTGTCGTCGCCGCGCGGCGGCTGCTCGCCGAGGCGTCCCCGGGCGCCTACGACCGGCTCGCCGGGCTCGCCGCCCGGCTGGCGTCGGCGCCGACGGCACTGGTCTGCCTGGTCACCGACGTCGAGGTGCCCGTCGGGGCCTGCTGCCTGCCCGCGTCGGTCGTGGGGGCGACGCTGCCGGTCGAGGGGTCCCCGTGCGCGGTGACCGTGGCCGCCGGGGTGCCGCTCGTCGTCCCGCACGCGGCGCACGACGAGCGGACGGCGCACCTGCCGGCGGCCGTCGACGGGACGCTCGTCGCCTACCTCGGCGTCCCGCTGCGCACCCGGTCCGGGCACGTGGCCGGCGTCCTCGCGGTGTTCGACCCGGTGCCGCGGGCCTGGCCGGCGGACGTGGTGACCTCGCTGGAGGACCTCGCCGCCTCGGTGGTCGCCGAGCTGGAGCTGTCGGCCGCCCGGTCGGCCGCGGGCACCTCCCTGGTGCGCCTGGAGCTGGCGCTGGAGGCCGGCTCGGTCGGCGTCTGGGAGGTCGACCTGCAGCAGCAGACCATCGACTGGGACACCCGCTGCGCGGCCCTGTTCGGCTACGACTCCACCGTCCGCCTCGGCATGGACCGGATGTTCGCCGAGCACGTGCACCCCGACGACCGGGAGCGCGCGGCGCGCGAGATGCAGGCGGCCATCGACGCACGCGCCCAGTACACCGTCGAGCTGCGCGTGCTCCGCACCGACGGCACGGTGCGCTGGACGGTGAGCCGCGGCCGGGTGCTGACCGGTCCGGACGGCGAGCCGCAGCGCATCCTCGGCACGGTCGTCGACGTGTCCGGCGCGCGCGAGGACACCCAGCGGCGGTTGGCGGCGGTGCAGCGCGCGGCGGCCATGGCGGAGGTGGCCGCCGAGATGGCCGGCGCCTCCCGGATCGACCAGCTGGCCGACATCGCGCTGCGCGGCGCGCAGGTGCTGGGTGCGGAGTCCGGCGGGATCGCGGTCCTCGACGGCGACGGGCTGCGGCTGCACCTGGGCCGGAGGTTGTCCGACGCCGTGCGCGAGAACACCGACGTCGAGCTCCCGCCCGAGGGGGTGCCGCTGCCGCTGGACGACGCGCTGCCCACCCAGTACGCGGCCCGCCACGGGCAGCCCGTGCTGCTCGACACCGCGGAGGCGGCCGCCGCCCGGTTCCCCCGGATGGCCGAGGTGCGGCAGCGGTACGGCGTGCGTGCCGTGGCCGCGCTGCCGCTGCGCGTCGAGGGTCGGCTGGTTGGCAGCTCCACCGCCACCTGGACGACCGACTACGACTTCGCCGACAGCGACGTCGAGCTGCTCGAGGGCCTGGCCGCGCAGATCGCGCTCAGCGTGTCCCGGCTGCAGGCCGACGCCGAGCGGGCCGCCGCGGTCACCGCCATGGCCGAGGCCAACGCGCGGCTGCAGCTGCTGGCCGAGGCGGGCCGCACGATGACCGGCACGCACGACATCGCCCAGCAGCTGGAGCGGCTGGCCCGGCTGGTCGTCCCGCCGCTGGGCGACTGGTGCTGGATCGTGGCCACGGACGAGCACGGCCGCATGCACGAGGTGGCGGTGGCCCACCGCGACCCCTCCCGGCTGCACGAGGCGCAGATCTACGTGCGGCTGATGGTGTCCACGGTCTCCGAGGAGGGTGCGCCGAGCATCGTGGCCCGCACCGGCAGGCCGCTGGTCATCCCGGACCTGCAGCCGGAGCGGATCGCGCGGTCGCTGCCCGATCCGGCAGCGCGGCAGGCGCTGCTCGCGCTGGCCCCGGCGTCGGTCGCCGCCGTCCCGTTGACCGCCCGGGGGCGGACGCTCGGTGTCCTGTGCCTGCTCCGCGGTCGGGAGCGACCGCCGCTGCGCCCCGAGGAGGTCGACACCGCGGTCGAGGTCGGCCGGCGGGCAGGCGCCGCGCTGGACCAGGCCCGGCTCTACGCCGCGCAGCGGGAGCTGGCCGACGCGCTGCAGCACAGCATGCTCACCGCCCCGCCGGAGACCGACCTCGGTCAGATCGTGGTCCGCTACGTGCCAGCGGCGGCCGGGGCGGAGATCGGCGGCGACTGGTACGACGCGTTCCTCGAGCCCGGCGGGGCCACCGTGCTGGTCATCGGCGACGTCGTCGGGCACGACAGCCAGGCAGCCGCCGCGATGGGCCAGGTGCGCGGCCTGCTGCGCGGGATCAGCTACTCCAGCGGCGCCACGCCGGCGCAGGTGCTCACCCGGGTCGACGCCGCCGTCGGCGGGCTGGGCCTGGACACGATGGCCACCGCGCTGGTCGCCCGGCTGGAACGGGCGGAGGCCGGTGGGACGGTGCTCCGCTGGTCCAGCGCCGGGCACCCGCCGCCGGTGCTGCTGGGCCCGGACGGGCGGGTGACGGTGCTCGACGGCGAGCCAGCCGACCTGCTGCTCGGCGTCGACCCGTCGGTGTCCCGCGAGGACCGCGTCGCCGTCCTGCCCCCGGGCAGCACGGTCCTGCTGTACACCGACGGGCTGGTGGAGCGCCGCGACCGCGGTCTGGACGAGGGCACCGCCGCGCTGGTGGCCGTCCTGGGCGCGTCCGCGGGGCTCCCGCTGGACGAGCTGTGCGACCGGGTGCTCTCCCGGCTGTTCCTGCCCGACGCCGCGGACGACGTCGCCCTGCTCGCCGTGCGCCTCTCGCCGTGA
- a CDS encoding TRIC cation channel family protein gives METLAATAGTLPVPAAVDLAAVVVGALTGGLLAAREGFAVSGVLLLAVSGGLGGGLIRDVLLGDLPPVALTSTAYLPTVAVTAAVTFYFSGWLSRLTRLLVVLDAATLGLFTVIGAQKAQLLGLPSASVVFIGTLTAVGGAVIRDVLLAQRADIVQPGPYNAVAALLGAIALTVLAGPAGLDPVPVALLVIALVAGLRVLSVWRGWAAPVAVDLPGRARSRLLRVRAARRPGAAGRPARWRRRT, from the coding sequence GTGGAGACCCTCGCCGCGACCGCCGGGACGCTGCCCGTGCCGGCGGCCGTCGACCTCGCCGCGGTCGTCGTCGGTGCCCTGACCGGTGGGCTGCTGGCCGCCCGCGAGGGGTTCGCCGTCTCCGGCGTGCTGCTGCTGGCCGTCAGCGGCGGCCTCGGCGGCGGGCTGATCCGCGACGTGCTGCTCGGCGACCTGCCGCCGGTCGCGCTGACCAGCACCGCCTACCTGCCCACCGTGGCCGTGACCGCCGCGGTGACGTTCTACTTCTCCGGCTGGCTGTCCCGGCTGACCCGGCTGCTGGTGGTGCTGGACGCCGCGACCCTCGGCCTGTTCACCGTGATCGGCGCGCAGAAGGCCCAGCTGCTCGGGCTGCCCAGCGCCTCGGTGGTCTTCATCGGCACGCTCACCGCCGTCGGCGGGGCGGTGATCCGCGACGTGCTGCTCGCCCAGCGGGCCGACATCGTGCAGCCCGGGCCCTACAACGCGGTCGCGGCGCTGCTCGGGGCGATCGCGCTGACCGTGCTCGCCGGGCCGGCCGGCCTGGACCCGGTCCCGGTGGCGCTGCTGGTCATCGCGCTGGTGGCCGGGCTGCGGGTGCTGTCGGTGTGGCGCGGCTGGGCGGCGCCGGTCGCCGTCGACCTGCCCGGCCGGGCCCGCAGCCGGCTGCTGCGGGTGCGCGCGGCACGCCGTCCGGGGGCCGCCGGGCGCCCGGCCCGCTGGCGCCGCCGCACGTGA
- a CDS encoding amidase: MPVRPPDENEVAALAAGYGMKPSPEEVAAYTPLVAAFLSSYDAVEELYADVAPQAPGDRPSARPADADNPLGAWYVTTEIRGAADGPLAGRTVAVKDNVAVAGVPMMNGSHTVEGFVPRQDATVVTRLLEAGATVTGKSVCEDLCFSGGSHTSVTGPVRNPWDPSRTTGGSSSGSGALVAAGEVDLALGGDQGGSIRMPAAFCGIVGHKPTHGLVPYTGAFPIEQTLDHLGPMTRTVADAAAVLDVLAGRDGEDPRQPADLAPERYAAALTGDVAGLSVGVVAQGFGWAELSEPGVDDTVRAAADRLRELGVEVVDVDLPWHRHALHVWNVIATDGATVQMVDGNGYGHNWEGRYDPELVAHYGRQRRETVDRWSPTVTAVALAGRWSLDREQGRHYAMAQELAREVRRQYDAALADVDLLLMPTVPMVARAIPAPDDPVETRVARALEMIVNCAPFDVSGHPATSVPAGLSEGLPVGMMLVGRRFEDTTPLRVAHAYEQLVGGFPRPPAR, translated from the coding sequence GTGCCCGTACGCCCGCCGGACGAGAACGAGGTGGCCGCGCTGGCCGCCGGCTACGGCATGAAGCCCAGCCCCGAGGAGGTTGCGGCCTACACGCCGCTGGTGGCCGCGTTCCTCAGCTCGTACGACGCGGTGGAGGAGCTGTACGCGGACGTCGCCCCGCAGGCCCCCGGCGACCGGCCGAGCGCCCGGCCCGCCGACGCGGACAACCCGCTGGGCGCCTGGTACGTGACCACGGAGATCCGCGGGGCCGCCGACGGCCCGCTGGCCGGGCGGACCGTGGCGGTCAAGGACAACGTCGCGGTCGCCGGGGTCCCGATGATGAACGGGTCGCACACCGTCGAGGGCTTCGTCCCGCGGCAGGACGCCACCGTGGTCACCCGGTTGCTCGAGGCCGGTGCGACGGTCACCGGCAAGTCCGTCTGCGAGGACCTCTGCTTCTCCGGCGGCAGCCACACCTCCGTCACCGGCCCGGTGCGCAACCCCTGGGACCCCTCCCGGACGACGGGCGGCAGCTCCAGCGGCAGCGGCGCGCTGGTGGCCGCCGGCGAGGTCGACCTGGCACTGGGCGGTGACCAGGGCGGCTCGATCCGGATGCCCGCGGCGTTCTGCGGGATCGTCGGCCACAAGCCCACCCACGGCCTGGTGCCCTACACCGGGGCGTTCCCGATCGAGCAGACGCTGGACCACCTGGGGCCGATGACCCGCACGGTCGCCGACGCCGCCGCGGTGCTGGACGTCCTGGCCGGCCGGGACGGCGAGGACCCCCGCCAGCCCGCCGACCTGGCGCCCGAGCGCTATGCCGCCGCGCTCACCGGGGACGTCGCGGGCCTGAGCGTCGGCGTGGTGGCGCAGGGCTTCGGCTGGGCGGAGCTGTCCGAGCCGGGCGTGGACGACACCGTGCGGGCGGCCGCCGACCGGCTCCGCGAGCTGGGCGTCGAGGTCGTCGACGTCGACCTGCCCTGGCACCGGCACGCGCTGCACGTCTGGAACGTCATCGCCACCGACGGCGCGACCGTGCAGATGGTCGACGGCAACGGCTACGGCCACAACTGGGAGGGCCGCTACGACCCCGAGCTGGTCGCCCACTACGGCCGGCAGCGGCGGGAGACGGTGGACCGGTGGTCCCCGACGGTCACGGCGGTCGCGCTGGCCGGCCGCTGGTCGCTGGACCGCGAGCAGGGCCGGCACTACGCGATGGCCCAGGAGCTGGCTCGCGAGGTGCGCCGGCAGTACGACGCCGCGCTGGCCGACGTCGACCTGCTGCTCATGCCGACCGTCCCGATGGTGGCCCGGGCGATCCCCGCGCCGGACGACCCGGTCGAGACCCGGGTGGCCCGCGCGCTGGAGATGATCGTCAACTGCGCGCCGTTCGACGTCAGCGGGCACCCGGCGACCAGCGTCCCGGCCGGCCTGTCGGAGGGACTGCCGGTGGGGATGATGCTGGTCGGCCGCCGCTTCGAGGACACCACCCCGCTGCGGGTGGCGCACGCCTACGAGCAGCTGGTCGGCGGCTTCCCGCGCCCCCCGGCCCGCTGA
- a CDS encoding acyl-CoA dehydrogenase — translation MTRSLPPAVDPARLTEVLDGRWAHVRRHAREHLHDPDLLPAPGEGMAEARARVTRMVAKLAATGQVTLGFPKEHGGEDDAGGSVTAIEMLASADLSVMVKAGVQWGLFGGAVHALGTERHHAAYLRDIASSALPGCFAMTETGHGSDVQALRTTCTYDPATQTFDLHTPHEAARKDYIGNAAQDGRMAVVFAQLVTRGERHGVHAWLVPIRDAHGRPLPGVTIGDDGAKAGLLGVDNGRLSFDHVTVPREMLLDRYGSVAPDGTYTSPIANATRRFFTMLGTLVRGRVSVGGAASAASRVALDIAVRYGDTRRQFTTPGADREVLLNDHRAHQRKLLPALAATYAYAFAQEELVGAVHDVLGADVVDEDAQRELESRAAGLKAAQTWHATRTIQACREACGGAGYLQENRLPQLRADSDVFTTFEGDNTVLLQLVAKGLLTGYREEFGSLEGWGRVGFVADLVREAVLERTAARGLIARLVDAVPGRDDDVPLRSRGWQLRALEDRERHLLEGAVRRLRRNAATPGMAPFDVFDDVQDHVLAVARAHVDRVVLEAFVAGIARTTDPGARALLERVCDLFALSTIEADRAWFLEHGRLTPARSKALTAAVNTLLGELRPHVLTLVDAFAVPADWRGAAVLREEPGRQEAMHAHDRRRQPQPQP, via the coding sequence GTGACCAGGAGCCTGCCGCCGGCCGTGGACCCGGCCCGGCTGACCGAGGTGCTCGACGGCCGCTGGGCGCACGTGCGCCGCCACGCCCGCGAGCACCTGCACGACCCCGACCTGCTGCCCGCCCCCGGCGAGGGGATGGCCGAGGCCCGCGCACGGGTGACCCGCATGGTGGCCAAGCTGGCCGCCACCGGCCAGGTCACCCTCGGCTTCCCCAAGGAGCACGGCGGCGAGGACGACGCCGGCGGCTCGGTCACCGCGATCGAGATGCTGGCGTCGGCCGACCTGTCGGTCATGGTCAAGGCCGGCGTCCAGTGGGGGCTGTTCGGCGGGGCCGTGCACGCCCTGGGCACCGAGCGGCACCACGCGGCGTACCTGCGCGACATCGCGTCCTCCGCGCTGCCCGGCTGCTTCGCGATGACCGAGACCGGGCACGGCTCGGACGTCCAGGCGCTGCGCACCACCTGCACCTACGACCCGGCCACGCAGACGTTCGACCTGCACACCCCGCACGAGGCCGCGCGCAAGGACTACATCGGCAACGCCGCGCAGGACGGCCGGATGGCGGTCGTGTTCGCCCAGCTGGTCACCCGCGGCGAGCGGCACGGCGTGCACGCCTGGCTGGTGCCGATCCGCGACGCCCACGGCCGCCCGCTGCCCGGCGTCACCATCGGCGACGACGGCGCCAAGGCCGGCCTGCTCGGTGTGGACAACGGCCGGCTGTCCTTCGACCACGTGACCGTGCCGCGGGAGATGCTGCTGGACCGCTACGGCTCGGTCGCCCCCGACGGCACCTACACCAGCCCGATCGCCAACGCCACCCGCCGCTTCTTCACCATGCTCGGCACGCTGGTGCGCGGCCGGGTCAGCGTCGGCGGGGCGGCGTCGGCCGCGTCCCGGGTGGCCCTCGACATCGCCGTCCGCTACGGCGACACCCGCCGGCAGTTCACCACGCCCGGCGCCGACCGCGAGGTGCTGCTCAACGACCACCGCGCGCACCAGCGGAAGCTGCTGCCGGCCCTGGCCGCCACCTACGCGTACGCCTTCGCGCAGGAGGAGCTGGTCGGGGCGGTGCACGACGTCCTGGGCGCGGACGTCGTCGACGAGGACGCGCAGCGCGAGCTGGAGTCCCGCGCCGCCGGGCTCAAGGCCGCCCAGACCTGGCACGCCACGCGCACCATCCAGGCGTGCCGGGAGGCCTGCGGCGGCGCGGGCTACCTGCAGGAGAACCGGCTGCCGCAGCTGCGGGCCGACAGCGACGTGTTCACCACCTTCGAGGGCGACAACACCGTGCTGCTGCAGCTGGTCGCCAAGGGCCTGCTCACCGGCTACCGCGAGGAGTTCGGCTCGCTGGAGGGCTGGGGCCGGGTCGGCTTCGTCGCCGACCTGGTGCGCGAGGCGGTGCTGGAGCGGACGGCGGCCCGCGGGCTGATCGCCCGGCTGGTGGACGCCGTCCCCGGCCGGGACGACGACGTGCCGCTGCGCTCCCGCGGCTGGCAGCTGCGCGCGCTGGAGGACCGCGAGCGGCACCTGCTCGAGGGCGCCGTCCGCCGGCTGCGCCGCAACGCGGCCACCCCCGGGATGGCGCCGTTCGACGTCTTCGACGACGTGCAGGACCACGTGCTGGCGGTCGCCCGGGCGCACGTGGACCGCGTCGTCCTGGAGGCCTTCGTCGCCGGCATCGCGCGGACCACCGACCCCGGGGCGCGGGCCCTGCTCGAGCGGGTCTGCGACCTGTTCGCGCTCAGCACCATCGAGGCCGACCGGGCCTGGTTCCTGGAGCACGGCCGGCTCACCCCGGCCCGCTCCAAGGCCCTCACCGCGGCGGTGAACACGCTGCTGGGGGAGCTGCGCCCGCACGTGCTGACGCTGGTCGACGCCTTCGCCGTCCCGGCGGACTGGCGCGGCGCGGCCGTCCTGCGCGAGGAGCCGGGCCGCCAAGAGGCCATGCACGCCCACGACCGGCGGCGGCAGCCCCAGCCCCAGCCGTGA
- a CDS encoding TetR/AcrR family transcriptional regulator: MHTRTLPRDRRDSRWDEHRRARREQLVEATIAAVGRHGAGVGMEEIAASAATSKTVVYRHFADRGELHTAVCARVATDLTARLRAATADTADPRRVLTAAIETYLAFIEADPELYRFVVRTPTTDGDPITTLSTLVGEQAAALVAVALERSGRDPGAALPWGHGLVGLVRSAADWWLRSGRPVPRAALAAQLTELTWSGLSAIGTHEEDA, encoded by the coding sequence GTGCACACCCGGACGCTGCCCCGTGACCGTCGTGACTCGCGGTGGGACGAGCACCGCCGGGCCCGCCGCGAGCAGCTGGTCGAGGCCACGATCGCCGCGGTGGGCCGGCACGGCGCCGGGGTCGGCATGGAGGAGATCGCCGCCTCCGCCGCCACCAGCAAGACCGTCGTCTACCGGCACTTCGCCGACCGCGGCGAGCTGCACACCGCCGTCTGCGCCCGGGTCGCCACCGACCTGACCGCGCGGCTGCGCGCGGCGACCGCGGACACCGCCGACCCACGCCGGGTGCTGACCGCCGCCATCGAGACCTACCTGGCCTTCATCGAGGCCGACCCCGAGCTCTACCGCTTCGTCGTCCGGACGCCCACCACCGACGGCGACCCGATCACCACCCTCTCCACGCTCGTCGGCGAGCAGGCGGCCGCGCTGGTCGCCGTCGCCCTGGAGCGCTCCGGCCGCGACCCGGGCGCCGCACTGCCCTGGGGCCACGGCCTGGTCGGCCTGGTCCGCTCCGCCGCCGACTGGTGGCTGCGGTCCGGCCGCCCCGTCCCCCGGGCGGCACTGGCCGCCCAGCTGACCGAGCTGACCTGGTCCGGGCTGTCCGCGATCGGGACCCACGAGGAGGACGCGTGA
- a CDS encoding glycoside hydrolase family 2 protein, with protein MEHTDPTGHPRPLLRRPWTSLDGPWGFAADPDLAGTVGAVSFDRTIEVPYAPETPASGVHWTGPLHRAWYRRRLPGRAGDRRTVLHLGAVDRVCDVWVGGAHVAHHEGGYTPFAVDVTDALGDDGADLVVRADDDPRDLAAPRGKQDWRDEPHAIWYPRTTGIWRTAWLEQVAARRIADVQWRGDPHTLRVDVRVELAVPVSGARLHLRLRAGDRLLVDDVVRVDGAVVERTVQVGDGGVDDREGLLWHPGPDPVLLDAELALVADDGEVLDEVASYTALRSVAVGDGRLLVNDRPVPLRLVLDQGYWPGTGATPPDVAALRRDLELTRALGFTGARKHQKTEDPRYLALADRMGLLVWAEMPSAYRPGPTASARLLREWTEVVVAHRGHPSVVTWVPLNESWGVQEAVVDGRQRGLVRAMAATADALDGTRPVSANDGWETLGGDVLGVHDYEQDPAVLGARYASAESLERVARGRRPDGRLADLDRAGVAGRAVVLSEFGGVALRGPADEGWGYADATSPEDLLARYRAQWAAVHDSSALAGACWTQLTDTHQEVNGLLTADREPKADLDALRRATLGEG; from the coding sequence GTGGAGCACACGGACCCGACCGGGCACCCCCGTCCGCTGCTGCGCCGGCCCTGGACCTCGCTCGACGGCCCGTGGGGCTTCGCCGCCGACCCCGACCTCGCCGGCACCGTCGGCGCGGTGTCCTTCGACCGCACCATCGAGGTGCCCTACGCACCGGAGACCCCGGCCAGCGGCGTGCACTGGACCGGCCCGCTGCACCGCGCCTGGTACCGCCGCCGGCTGCCCGGCCGGGCCGGTGACCGGCGCACCGTGCTGCACCTGGGCGCGGTCGACCGGGTCTGCGACGTGTGGGTCGGCGGCGCGCACGTCGCGCACCACGAGGGCGGGTACACGCCGTTCGCCGTCGACGTGACCGACGCCCTCGGGGACGACGGCGCCGACCTGGTGGTCCGCGCCGACGACGACCCGCGGGACCTGGCCGCCCCGCGCGGCAAGCAGGACTGGCGCGACGAGCCGCACGCCATCTGGTACCCGCGGACCACCGGCATCTGGCGCACGGCCTGGCTGGAGCAGGTGGCCGCGCGGCGGATCGCCGACGTGCAGTGGCGCGGCGACCCGCACACGCTGAGGGTCGACGTCCGGGTCGAGCTGGCCGTGCCGGTCTCCGGGGCCCGGCTGCACCTGCGGCTGCGGGCCGGGGACCGGCTGCTGGTCGACGACGTGGTGCGGGTGGACGGCGCCGTGGTCGAGCGGACCGTGCAGGTGGGCGACGGCGGCGTCGACGACCGGGAGGGGCTGCTGTGGCACCCGGGTCCGGACCCGGTGCTGCTGGACGCCGAGCTGGCCCTGGTCGCCGACGACGGCGAGGTGCTCGACGAGGTGGCGAGCTACACGGCGCTGCGCTCGGTGGCGGTCGGTGACGGGCGGCTGCTGGTCAACGACCGGCCGGTGCCGCTGCGGCTGGTGCTCGACCAGGGCTACTGGCCCGGCACCGGCGCCACCCCGCCGGACGTCGCGGCGCTGCGGCGGGACCTGGAGCTGACCCGGGCGCTGGGCTTCACCGGGGCCCGCAAGCACCAGAAGACCGAGGACCCGCGCTACCTGGCCCTCGCCGACCGGATGGGCCTGCTGGTGTGGGCGGAGATGCCGTCGGCGTACCGGCCTGGCCCCACGGCGAGCGCGCGGCTGCTGCGGGAGTGGACCGAGGTGGTCGTCGCGCACCGGGGCCACCCGAGCGTGGTGACCTGGGTGCCGCTCAACGAGTCCTGGGGCGTGCAGGAGGCGGTGGTCGACGGCCGGCAGCGCGGGCTGGTGCGGGCGATGGCCGCCACCGCCGACGCCCTGGACGGCACCCGGCCGGTCTCGGCCAACGACGGCTGGGAGACCCTCGGCGGCGACGTCCTCGGCGTGCACGACTACGAGCAGGACCCGGCGGTGCTCGGCGCGCGCTACGCCTCCGCCGAGAGCCTCGAGCGGGTGGCGCGGGGCCGTCGTCCCGACGGGCGGCTGGCCGACCTGGACCGGGCGGGGGTGGCCGGGCGGGCCGTCGTCCTCTCGGAGTTCGGCGGGGTGGCGCTGCGCGGCCCGGCCGACGAGGGCTGGGGCTACGCCGACGCCACGTCGCCGGAGGACCTGCTGGCCCGCTACCGCGCGCAGTGGGCCGCGGTGCACGACAGCAGCGCGCTGGCCGGCGCCTGCTGGACACAGCTCACCGACACCCACCAGGAGGTCAACGGCCTGCTCACCGCGGACCGGGAGCCCAAGGCCGACCTCGACGCGCTGCGCCGGGCCACCCTCGGCGAGGGCTGA
- a CDS encoding ABC transporter substrate-binding protein, giving the protein MRSSKRALPLVAAGVLALGACGGGGEAVDTGAGGGGGGEGGTLVAAVAAQPDQFDPHVTTAYPSFQVLENVYDTLVVPNAEDLTMEASLAESWETSEDGLTWTFTLRDGVTFHDGSEFDSADVVYSYNRIIDEELSNSFRFANVAAVEAPDPQTVVIRLSQPTPNLLERIGAFKGMAILPENAAEDLDLTTEANGTGPFRLESSDASSTVLTAYADHWGGAPSVGGVEFRYITEPAAALTALQNGEVQWTDNVPPQQIEPLAGDDTVELQTTPSVDYWYMSMNYARPPFDDRDVRRAISFAIDREAVAEAAWFGAAQANQTAIPEDSFFHYDYAPFQRDPEQARQLLQQAGVQTPLTMGLMVTDEFPETVTAAQVIASQLGEVGIEVQIETLDFATWLDRQGQGDFDAFYLGWLGNLDPAAYYQEQHQTDGPNNYQGYSNPQVDQLLQAGSTETDQAARKQIYDQAAQLIVDDVSYLYLYNPDVVQAWAPGLSGYQIRADKAINFETVELP; this is encoded by the coding sequence GTGCGCAGCAGCAAGCGAGCCCTACCCCTCGTCGCCGCCGGAGTGCTGGCACTCGGCGCGTGCGGTGGCGGGGGCGAGGCCGTCGACACCGGGGCCGGCGGGGGCGGGGGAGGCGAGGGCGGCACCCTCGTCGCCGCGGTGGCCGCCCAGCCCGACCAGTTCGACCCGCACGTGACGACGGCCTACCCGAGCTTCCAGGTGCTGGAGAACGTCTACGACACCCTGGTCGTCCCGAACGCCGAGGACCTCACGATGGAGGCGAGCCTCGCGGAGAGCTGGGAGACCAGCGAGGACGGCCTGACCTGGACGTTCACCCTCCGCGACGGGGTGACCTTCCACGACGGCAGCGAGTTCGACTCCGCGGACGTCGTCTACTCGTACAACCGGATCATCGACGAGGAGCTCTCCAACTCCTTCCGGTTCGCCAACGTCGCCGCGGTGGAGGCGCCCGACCCGCAGACCGTGGTGATCCGGCTGAGCCAGCCGACGCCGAACCTGCTGGAGCGGATCGGCGCCTTCAAGGGGATGGCGATCCTGCCGGAGAACGCAGCGGAGGACCTCGACCTCACCACCGAGGCCAACGGCACCGGCCCCTTCCGGCTGGAGAGCTCCGACGCCAGCAGCACCGTGCTGACCGCCTACGCCGACCACTGGGGTGGCGCGCCGAGCGTCGGCGGCGTCGAGTTCCGCTACATCACCGAGCCGGCCGCGGCGTTGACCGCGCTGCAGAACGGTGAGGTGCAGTGGACCGACAACGTCCCGCCGCAGCAGATCGAGCCGCTGGCCGGCGACGACACCGTCGAGCTGCAGACGACGCCCAGCGTGGACTACTGGTACATGTCGATGAACTACGCGCGGCCGCCCTTCGACGACCGGGACGTGCGGCGGGCGATCTCCTTCGCCATCGACCGCGAGGCGGTGGCCGAGGCGGCCTGGTTCGGCGCGGCGCAGGCCAACCAGACGGCGATCCCCGAGGACAGCTTCTTCCACTACGACTACGCCCCGTTCCAGCGCGACCCGGAGCAGGCCCGCCAGCTCCTGCAGCAGGCCGGCGTGCAGACGCCGCTGACGATGGGGCTGATGGTCACCGACGAGTTCCCGGAGACGGTCACCGCCGCCCAGGTGATCGCCAGCCAGCTCGGTGAGGTCGGCATCGAGGTGCAGATCGAGACGCTGGACTTCGCCACCTGGCTGGACCGCCAGGGTCAGGGGGACTTCGACGCCTTCTACCTCGGCTGGCTGGGCAACCTCGACCCGGCGGCCTACTACCAGGAGCAGCACCAGACCGACGGGCCGAACAACTACCAGGGCTACAGCAACCCACAGGTCGACCAGCTGCTGCAGGCCGGGTCGACCGAGACCGACCAGGCGGCCCGCAAGCAGATCTACGACCAGGCCGCGCAGCTCATCGTGGACGACGTCTCCTACCTGTACCTCTACAACCCCGACGTCGTGCAGGCGTGGGCGCCCGGCCTGTCGGGCTACCAGATCCGGGCGGACAAGGCGATCAACTTCGAGACCGTGGAGCTGCCCTGA